The Platichthys flesus chromosome 8, fPlaFle2.1, whole genome shotgun sequence genome has a window encoding:
- the gabra6a gene encoding gamma-aminobutyric acid receptor subunit alpha-6a isoform X1: MRPRMAALTLPLVTFLCWMSLCSVSANEKVYSENITRILDRLLDGYDNRLRPGSGGGLTEVKTDIFVTSFGPVSDVDMEYTMDMFFRQMWVDERLKFEGPTEILRLNNRMVDKIWTPDTFFRNSKKSISHNMTTPNKLFRIMQNGTVLYTMRLTISAECAMNLVNFPMDGHACPLRFGSYAYTRSEIIFTWKKGPVLSVDCPKESMSLLQYDLVGQTLSSEIFKSNTGHYSVQVIHFHLQRKLGYYLIQTYIPLIMVVVLSQVSFWINKESVPARTVAGITTVLTMTTLSISARQSLPKVAYATAMDWFIAVCFAFVASALVEFAAVNYFATLQANRLTKRKTRQDKLEVLATGSDDDDTVSQSDSSPREGLKKRNHSVCRSELGEAPPMPNFLQQGSAFPQIPQLAGTSPIDEHARILFPLTFALFNLVYWFIYLGQDNMESARDMDLKN, translated from the exons ATGCGACCTAGGATGGCTGCTCTGACATTGCCTTTGGTTACTTTTCTCTGCTGGATGAG CCTCTGTAGTGTAAGTGCAAATGAGAAGGTTTACTCGGAAAACATCACTCGCATTTTGGATCGACTTTTGGATGGCTACGACAACAGACTGCGTCCTGGATCTGGAG GTGGTTTAACAGAGGTGAAGACAGACATCTTTGTCACCAGCTTCGGGCCTGTTTCAGATGTTGATATG GAGTACACCATGGACATGTTCTTCCGCCAGATGTGGGTTGATGAGCGTTTGAAGTTCGAGGGCCCCACTGAGATCCTGCGGCTGAACAATCGCATGGTGGACAAGATCTGGACTCCTGATACTTTTTTCAGAAACTCCAAAAAGTCCATTTCCCATAACATGACCACACCGAACAAGCTCTTCCGCATCATGCAGAATGGGACAGTCCTCTACACAATGAG ACTGACAATCAGCGCAGAGTGTGCGATGAATCTGGTCAACTTCCCCATGGACGGCCACGCCTGTCCTCTAAGATTTGGGAGCT ATGCCTACACGAGGAGTGAGATCATTTTCACCTGGAAGAAGGGGCCAGTACTATCTGTCGATTGTCCCAAAGAGTCCATGAGTCTTTTGCAGTACGACCTTGTGGGACAGACTTTGTCCAGTGAGatattcaaatcaaatacaG GTCACTACTCTGTGCAGGTGATCCATTTCCACCTCCAGAGGAAGCTCGGTTACTACCTCATTCAGACCTACATCCCCCTCATAatggttgttgtgttgtcacaaGTCTCTTTTTGGATTAACAAGGAGTCCGTCCCGGCACGTACAGTGGCTG GCATCACCACAGTGCTGACCATGACCACCTTGAGCATCAGCGCCCGTCAGTCACTTCCCAAAGTGGCCTATGCCACAGCCATGGATTGGTTCATTGCTGTGTGCTTTGCCTTCGTGGCATCGGCTCTGGTGGAGTTTGCCGCAGTAAACTACTTTGCCACGCTGCAGGCCAATCGTCTGACCAAACGAAAAACCAGACAAGACAAGCTGGAAGTGTTGGCGACCGGCAGCGACGATGACGACACAGTTTCT CAGTCGGACAGCAGCCCTCGGGAAGGCCTGAAGAAGAGGAACCACTCAGTGTGCCGCAGTGAGCTGGGAGAAGCTCCGCCAATGCCCAACTTCCTCCAGCAGGGCTCAGCTTTTCCTCAGATCCCGCAGTTGGCCGGCACCAGCCCCATCGACGAGCACGCCCGTATCCTCTTCCCCCTGACATTCGCCCTCTTCAACCTCGTCTACTGGTTCATCTACCTGGGCCAAGACAACATGGAGAGTGCCAG AGACATGGATCTTAAAAACTGA
- the gabra6a gene encoding gamma-aminobutyric acid receptor subunit alpha-6a isoform X2, whose protein sequence is MRPRMAALTLPLVTFLCWMSLCSVSANEKVYSENITRILDRLLDGYDNRLRPGSGGGLTEVKTDIFVTSFGPVSDVDMEYTMDMFFRQMWVDERLKFEGPTEILRLNNRMVDKIWTPDTFFRNSKKSISHNMTTPNKLFRIMQNGTVLYTMRLTISAECAMNLVNFPMDGHACPLRFGSYAYTRSEIIFTWKKGPVLSVDCPKESMSLLQYDLVGQTLSSEIFKSNTGHYSVQVIHFHLQRKLGYYLIQTYIPLIMVVVLSQVSFWINKESVPARTVAGITTVLTMTTLSISARQSLPKVAYATAMDWFIAVCFAFVASALVEFAAVNYFATLQANRLTKRKTRQDKLEVLATGSDDDDTVSSDSSPREGLKKRNHSVCRSELGEAPPMPNFLQQGSAFPQIPQLAGTSPIDEHARILFPLTFALFNLVYWFIYLGQDNMESARDMDLKN, encoded by the exons ATGCGACCTAGGATGGCTGCTCTGACATTGCCTTTGGTTACTTTTCTCTGCTGGATGAG CCTCTGTAGTGTAAGTGCAAATGAGAAGGTTTACTCGGAAAACATCACTCGCATTTTGGATCGACTTTTGGATGGCTACGACAACAGACTGCGTCCTGGATCTGGAG GTGGTTTAACAGAGGTGAAGACAGACATCTTTGTCACCAGCTTCGGGCCTGTTTCAGATGTTGATATG GAGTACACCATGGACATGTTCTTCCGCCAGATGTGGGTTGATGAGCGTTTGAAGTTCGAGGGCCCCACTGAGATCCTGCGGCTGAACAATCGCATGGTGGACAAGATCTGGACTCCTGATACTTTTTTCAGAAACTCCAAAAAGTCCATTTCCCATAACATGACCACACCGAACAAGCTCTTCCGCATCATGCAGAATGGGACAGTCCTCTACACAATGAG ACTGACAATCAGCGCAGAGTGTGCGATGAATCTGGTCAACTTCCCCATGGACGGCCACGCCTGTCCTCTAAGATTTGGGAGCT ATGCCTACACGAGGAGTGAGATCATTTTCACCTGGAAGAAGGGGCCAGTACTATCTGTCGATTGTCCCAAAGAGTCCATGAGTCTTTTGCAGTACGACCTTGTGGGACAGACTTTGTCCAGTGAGatattcaaatcaaatacaG GTCACTACTCTGTGCAGGTGATCCATTTCCACCTCCAGAGGAAGCTCGGTTACTACCTCATTCAGACCTACATCCCCCTCATAatggttgttgtgttgtcacaaGTCTCTTTTTGGATTAACAAGGAGTCCGTCCCGGCACGTACAGTGGCTG GCATCACCACAGTGCTGACCATGACCACCTTGAGCATCAGCGCCCGTCAGTCACTTCCCAAAGTGGCCTATGCCACAGCCATGGATTGGTTCATTGCTGTGTGCTTTGCCTTCGTGGCATCGGCTCTGGTGGAGTTTGCCGCAGTAAACTACTTTGCCACGCTGCAGGCCAATCGTCTGACCAAACGAAAAACCAGACAAGACAAGCTGGAAGTGTTGGCGACCGGCAGCGACGATGACGACACAGTTTCT TCGGACAGCAGCCCTCGGGAAGGCCTGAAGAAGAGGAACCACTCAGTGTGCCGCAGTGAGCTGGGAGAAGCTCCGCCAATGCCCAACTTCCTCCAGCAGGGCTCAGCTTTTCCTCAGATCCCGCAGTTGGCCGGCACCAGCCCCATCGACGAGCACGCCCGTATCCTCTTCCCCCTGACATTCGCCCTCTTCAACCTCGTCTACTGGTTCATCTACCTGGGCCAAGACAACATGGAGAGTGCCAG AGACATGGATCTTAAAAACTGA
- the gabra6a gene encoding gamma-aminobutyric acid receptor subunit alpha-6a isoform X3, which produces MRPRMAALTLPLVTFLCWMSLCSVSANEKVYSENITRILDRLLDGYDNRLRPGSGGGLTEVKTDIFVTSFGPVSDVDMEYTMDMFFRQMWVDERLKFEGPTEILRLNNRMVDKIWTPDTFFRNSKKSISHNMTTPNKLFRIMQNGTVLYTMRLTISAECAMNLVNFPMDGHACPLRFGSYAYTRSEIIFTWKKGPVLSVDCPKESMSLLQYDLVGQTLSSEIFKSNTGHYSVQVIHFHLQRKLGYYLIQTYIPLIMVVVLSQVSFWINKESVPARTVAGITTVLTMTTLSISARQSLPKVAYATAMDWFIAVCFAFVASALVEFAAVNYFATLQANRLTKRKTRQDKLEVLATGSDDDDTVSGPRKWRVNCSRTAALGKA; this is translated from the exons ATGCGACCTAGGATGGCTGCTCTGACATTGCCTTTGGTTACTTTTCTCTGCTGGATGAG CCTCTGTAGTGTAAGTGCAAATGAGAAGGTTTACTCGGAAAACATCACTCGCATTTTGGATCGACTTTTGGATGGCTACGACAACAGACTGCGTCCTGGATCTGGAG GTGGTTTAACAGAGGTGAAGACAGACATCTTTGTCACCAGCTTCGGGCCTGTTTCAGATGTTGATATG GAGTACACCATGGACATGTTCTTCCGCCAGATGTGGGTTGATGAGCGTTTGAAGTTCGAGGGCCCCACTGAGATCCTGCGGCTGAACAATCGCATGGTGGACAAGATCTGGACTCCTGATACTTTTTTCAGAAACTCCAAAAAGTCCATTTCCCATAACATGACCACACCGAACAAGCTCTTCCGCATCATGCAGAATGGGACAGTCCTCTACACAATGAG ACTGACAATCAGCGCAGAGTGTGCGATGAATCTGGTCAACTTCCCCATGGACGGCCACGCCTGTCCTCTAAGATTTGGGAGCT ATGCCTACACGAGGAGTGAGATCATTTTCACCTGGAAGAAGGGGCCAGTACTATCTGTCGATTGTCCCAAAGAGTCCATGAGTCTTTTGCAGTACGACCTTGTGGGACAGACTTTGTCCAGTGAGatattcaaatcaaatacaG GTCACTACTCTGTGCAGGTGATCCATTTCCACCTCCAGAGGAAGCTCGGTTACTACCTCATTCAGACCTACATCCCCCTCATAatggttgttgtgttgtcacaaGTCTCTTTTTGGATTAACAAGGAGTCCGTCCCGGCACGTACAGTGGCTG GCATCACCACAGTGCTGACCATGACCACCTTGAGCATCAGCGCCCGTCAGTCACTTCCCAAAGTGGCCTATGCCACAGCCATGGATTGGTTCATTGCTGTGTGCTTTGCCTTCGTGGCATCGGCTCTGGTGGAGTTTGCCGCAGTAAACTACTTTGCCACGCTGCAGGCCAATCGTCTGACCAAACGAAAAACCAGACAAGACAAGCTGGAAGTGTTGGCGACCGGCAGCGACGATGACGACACAGTTTCT GGCCCTAGGAAGTGGAGGGTCAACTG CAGTCGGACAGCAGCCCTCGGGAAGGCCTGA
- the nudcd2 gene encoding nudC domain-containing protein 2 — MSVNFDEKSGVVPCKTDWGSWYQTMEEVFIEVHVPKGTTAKEVKCRLGSRDIELQVKGQEIFKGKLFDITVSDEATWTLEDRCLIRIILMKTNRQAGNCWSSLLEGEFCANALVQDQMQRKLTLERFQRENPGFDFSGAEISGNFAGGGPDFSSLQK; from the exons ATGTCGGTGAACTTCGACGAGAAGAGCGGCGTCGTCCCCTGCAAGACCGACTGGGGCTCCTGGTACCAGACCATGGAGGAGGTGTTTATCGAGGTCCATGTGCCGAAGGGGACCACGGCCAAAGAGGTCAAGTGCCGCCTGGGGTCCAGAGACATCGAGCTGCAAGTGAAAGGACAGGAAATATTCAAG GGAAAGTTGTTTGACATAACCGTGTCTGATGAGGCAACATGGACACTTG AGGACAGGTGTCTCATCCGCATCATTCTGATGAAGACCAACAGACAGGCGGGGAACTGCTGGTCCTCTCTGCTGGAGGGGGAGTTCTGTGCAAACGCCCTGGTTCAGGACCAGATGCAGAGGAAGCTCACACTGGAGAGGTTCCAGCGGGAG AATCCCGGATTCGACTTCAGCGGTGCAGAGATCTCTGGGAATTTTGCTGGCGGTGGTCCTGATTTTTCCAGTTTACAGAAGTGA